The following coding sequences are from one Rutidosis leptorrhynchoides isolate AG116_Rl617_1_P2 chromosome 11, CSIRO_AGI_Rlap_v1, whole genome shotgun sequence window:
- the LOC139876067 gene encoding uncharacterized protein translates to MRVEMEEYKGYVLQIEDDAKLTTRVVRNVLNSITRLLQESEKKSPRNLMKLLEDSKGFIGVVEFDDERVLPLIPGEFQNSWSLVVVTLTAIVIALPSISNDCVKDLLFSISEGIYFVRHVEENLNPCEDLVKSRKASRRVGAEVDVYRTWLQIDLRKKARKGKRSKEILQWLGDEAAEHVKQYKNSNASLNHSFHKFIAAICMYRTSQTLLLHYNAQPSWPTDMDVFERVRSLIADIFLACFTNLSRVIKMKCHHDEIEKRQDSVRTAAQILGKSKAILNILQARQLPDIDMDSMAYIDKWRALSKNEILSEIDIERDGNRVDRITYPVIPHF, encoded by the coding sequence ATGAGAGTGGAGATGGAGGAATATAAAGGATATGTTTTACAAATAGAAGATGATGCAAAGCTTACAACAAGAGTAGTAAGAAACGTGCTCAACTCTATAACTAGACTTCTTCAAGAGTCTGAAAAGAAAAGCCCGAGAAATCTTATGAAACTTCTAGAAGACTCTAAAGGATTCATCGGGGTAGTAGAATTTGATGACGAACGAGTCCTACCTTTAATTCCTGGAGAATTCCAAAATTCTTGGAGCCTAGTAGTAGTGACATTAACCGCCATTGTTATTGCACTCCCAAGTATATCAAATGATTGTGTCAAGGATTTACTTTTTAGCATTTCGGAAGGCATTTATTTTGTAAGACACGTTGAAGAAAATCTCAATCCATGTGAAGATTTGGTGAAATCAAGAAAAGCATCTCGACGTGTAGGCGCAGAAGTTGACGTTTATCGAACGTGGCTTCAAATTGATCTTCGGAAGAAGGCACGTAAAGGAAAAAGATCAAAAGAGATTCTTCAATGGTTGGGTGATGAAGCAGCTGAACATGTGAAACAATATAAGAATTCTAATGcaagtctgaatcattcgttccaCAAGTTTATTGCAGCGATTTGCATGTACAGAACCAGTCAAACGTTACTGCTACACTACAATGCACAACCAAGTTGGCCAACAGATATGGATGTCTTTGAGCGAGTTAGATCACTAATCGCGGATATATTCCTCGCTTGCTTCACTAATTTATCACGTGTAATAAAAATGAAGTGCCATCATGACGAAATAGAAAAAAGGCAAGACAGCGTTCGGACTGCAGCTCAGATTCTTGGTAAATCCAAAGCGATCTTGAATATACTTCAAGCGCGCCAACTTCCAGACATAGATATGGATTCTATGGCGTATATTGACAAATGGCGTGCACTATCAAAAAATGAGATACTAAGTGAAATTGATATTGAAAGAGACGGAAACAGAGTCGATCGAATAACCTATCCTGTTATTCCACATTTCTAA
- the LOC139876066 gene encoding uncharacterized mitochondrial protein AtMg00810-like, translating to MTDEFAALINNKTWELIPREPNMHVIRSMWIFKHKFRSNGSFERYKARLVGDGRSQQNGKDVAYILLYVDDIILVTSSNDLRCTIIQHLAKEFSMKDLRPLSSFLGISVNHTESGLFLNQSQYAKEILERDGMSNCKPCSTPLETKSKLNSNIGNPYADPSFYRSLAGALQYLTFTRPDISYSVQQICLHMHNPHDTHMAALKRILRYIQGTIDYGLHMTKTSTTSLISYTDADWAGCPDTRKSTSGYCVYLGDNLVSWSSKRPPTISRSSTEAKYRGVANVVSESCWLRNLMLELHHPLNKATIVYCDNVSAIFLASNPIQHQRTKHIELDIHFVR from the exons ATGACCGATGAATTTGCCGCTCTTATTAATAACAAGACATGGGAACTTATACCTAGGGAACCTAACATGCATGTAATACGGTCTATGTGGATTTTTAAACATAAATTTCGTTCTAACGGTTCTTTTGAGCGCTACAAAGCTCGTTTAGTTGGTGATGGCAGGTCACAACAG AACGGTAAAGACGTGGCTTATATCCTCCTTTACGTGGATGATATAATTTTAGTTACTTCCTCAAATGATCTACGATGCACCATTATACAACATCTTGCTAAGGAATTTTCCATGAAAGATTTAAGGCCACTCAGTTCTTTTTTAGGCATCTCCGTAAATCACACGGAATCTGGTTTGTTTCTAAATCAATCTCAGTATGCAAAAGAGATCTTAGAACGTGATGGAATGAGCAATTGTAAACCATGTAGTACACCGCTAGAGACTAAGTCGAAACTCAACAGCAACATTGGAAATCCATACGCTGATCCTTCCTTTTATCGAAGTCTGGCAGGTGCACTACAATATCTAACGTTTACACGGCCCGACATTTCATACTCGGTGCAACAAATCTGCCTACATATGCATAATCCTCATGATACACACATGGCAGCGCTAAAGAGAATCCTAAGATATATACAGGGAACAATTGACTATGGTTTACATATGACAAAAACATCCACGACATCACTCATATCTTACACGGATGCCGACTGGGCTGGATGCCCCGACACACGCAAATCCACCTCAGGCTATTGCGTCTATTTAGGTGACAATTTGGTTTCTTGGTCCTCGAAACGTCCACCGACCATCTCTCGATCGAGCACAGAAGCCAAATACCGAGGTGTAGCTAATGTCGTCTCAGAATCGTGTTGGCTACGCAATTTAATGCTTGAGCTTCACCATCCTCTTAACAAAGCAACCATTGTTTATTGTGACAACGTCAGTGCCATATTTCTTGCGAGCAATCCTATTCAACATCAACGCACCAAGCACATCGAGCTTGACATACATTTCGTTCGGTAA